In Vibrio japonicus, the following are encoded in one genomic region:
- a CDS encoding FecCD family ABC transporter permease encodes MIRAISRPTTWAFLAGIPIAGFCFSMLAWSSFTLSFPHLVGYLSSFDTSSMEQQILATLRAPRVYASLVIGANLAVAGVLMQGLTRNPLASPSVLGINAGAACFMALASVGFAFFAHIPGVIVAALGGVLSGGLVMILGGFFSPRPHPLKLVLAGIAVNALLIGVTRASVIMADDMAYSVIYWLSGTVANIGWQQWHQLWPVSLLGLGLAMSIAKSLNLLALGDDVATGLGLNLSRTRALACVAIVLLTASSVAVAGPIGFVGLLIPHIARKLVGSNFLLLIPASALCGAALLVWADGFSRAIAFPSETPVGVITALLGTPCFILLAVRSKL; translated from the coding sequence ATGATACGTGCAATTTCGCGACCAACGACTTGGGCATTTCTCGCCGGCATTCCAATTGCCGGCTTTTGCTTTTCTATGCTTGCTTGGTCTAGCTTTACTCTCTCTTTTCCTCATCTAGTGGGTTACCTATCTTCATTTGATACCAGCAGTATGGAGCAGCAAATTCTTGCTACCCTGCGAGCACCTCGTGTGTATGCCAGTCTGGTGATCGGCGCGAACCTCGCCGTCGCAGGCGTATTGATGCAGGGGCTTACTCGTAACCCTTTGGCGTCACCTTCCGTGTTGGGCATTAACGCGGGTGCGGCGTGCTTTATGGCGTTGGCCAGTGTCGGCTTTGCATTTTTTGCTCACATCCCCGGCGTGATTGTCGCCGCTTTGGGCGGGGTACTGAGTGGCGGATTGGTGATGATACTGGGCGGTTTTTTCTCCCCTAGGCCGCATCCACTTAAGTTAGTCTTGGCCGGTATCGCGGTCAATGCGCTGCTGATTGGTGTGACGCGCGCCTCGGTGATTATGGCCGATGATATGGCGTACAGCGTGATCTATTGGTTATCGGGTACGGTGGCTAACATCGGTTGGCAGCAATGGCATCAATTATGGCCTGTCAGCTTACTGGGGCTAGGGCTCGCGATGAGTATCGCCAAATCGCTCAACTTACTCGCACTCGGGGATGATGTGGCAACGGGGCTGGGTTTAAACCTCAGCCGAACACGCGCCTTAGCTTGTGTTGCGATTGTACTTCTGACTGCGTCTAGCGTTGCTGTGGCTGGACCAATCGGCTTTGTTGGTTTGTTGATTCCGCACATCGCACGTAAGTTGGTCGGCAGTAACTTTTTGTTGTTGATTCCTGCTAGTGCTTTATGCGGTGCAGCGTTATTGGTGTGGGCTGACGGATTTTCCCGAGCGATTGCCTTTCCTAGTGAAACCCCCGTCGGCGTGATTACCGCATTACTAGGCACTCCGTGCTTTATTCTCCTCGCGGTAAGGAGCAAATTATGA